In Anopheles gambiae chromosome 2, idAnoGambNW_F1_1, whole genome shotgun sequence, a single window of DNA contains:
- the LOC1282063 gene encoding DENN domain-containing protein Crag isoform X1, translating into MEERRVADYFVVAGMTDQPKLLKENIFNDSSHLRSTNSIDPITDIGVYFPSLGEKIPADYEILENTPSGLLADLNYGSVRTIGCFIYYRRGKDKPPLVDIGVMYEGAERIMADAEIVLSTPGDRLANVNNSSAKTFLTFRRATTDMPCNELVVTDLCVVIPSKGEKPPHAFCMIHKTLNKGIMGSDVYLCYKKSMNRPKLISYEPEILHRYPTYDHNDFPLTLCPSVPLFCLPMGTTLETWPHVPGGDGKMKRKPIQPIFSTFVLTVNDGTYKVYGSALTFYEDFSEKHLNGQQRELLDWTEESHKTHSLHVNKSICILSRWPFGDTFEKWLQFLHQLSILDEKLPVPIERYITHLLDEVPFPSPSILLQLSTLSNNRVLLTLPEDSPLPRSGAGFRQLLSNLGPENCLHVLLLVLTEQKLLIHSLRPAILTAVAEAVSSFLFPFKWQCPYIPLCPLGLAEVLHAPLPYLIGVDSRFFDLYEPPNDVTCVDLDTNNISLCESQKHLTTKLLPKRAARVLRQTLRNLEEMSQNHGCDSSNSLDRDLKKRKREQNLEQRIQEAFLQFMACTLKGYRDYLVPISKAPTIGATDPSALFRMDAFLRSRDKTNHKFFQLLMKTQMFIRFIEERSFVSDSDHNLAFFDECAEKVSAYEDTQTEIKLIEWDSGQSSERTKFILPPECQPGLSDQLYTYSSFTLDPLLLKQTRRSVIDNALQQHSSLAPGSPMARRTKHEIKTAQKLARKHQGNPELWAKHLLATCYSIYFIVLPSLISENTGREHSVLKEAYDLLSKACRLKVPCDEVCYRIMMQLCGLHNLPVLAVRLHYLMKRSGIQPNALTYGVYNRCVLEAQWPSDSILSSQMRWNRLRNIVIGAAHFKRAGKKCADRRRLSLSNENNVIGCTLQSVEGASRTSLDSGYSQAEQNVNVTLDFSAFDKLRGRIGAIVRQNTTPGHQESSDVLSSAGLLISGEANHHHKLQSNAAIVSDGKESTAVYKKTPPTNSCDLSPRMLAKVDSFAGDSKFIDKLQKQIKGDGIKAKRTLEFNEKEESSTNDALNLSKETNPKGSPTKISPRTLVTQGDPLGALNDNAAVESEINCEPVDETVDRCEISNNNSIYTDQPILFKGQRSATFDDSTQLNKSMQRSETMPMTSTATSGFGSLGSTLKFNFGRYSPARMSMKKDLKSLSTNMIENITNISPSLTGKKSNEIIQSGISSIKSAASSVAKKLDDIKEAISANTTPVKTGTGLNSTIERNGHGSENDLHQHDDTTMALNGNRSRRVSSEFDLWGRFSESRKSSYNNLVPLGENATSTSSLNAYPTFPDNIYPIIIEGGESDVDVLIEITSCSQCHNCSVLLYDEDVMAGWSAEDSNLNTTCNACSKVTVPFLNVQIISKDQNQDHREDKSSPRTSSKNQQDMISVPYLNPLVLRKELENILSEEGDLALTKTKFVEEHPIIYWNLVWFMDRIDVNTHLANLVLPNQEDDKADPLSNVKSIEVHCLWDNPRLHSEAGPAMYMLWRQNQPDSTLLKALLTDQTSINRSVMQQIIASIRCNDLLTPVKRLANERQKLKHRGVDRTHSIYRDMLFLAFVEIGRADIDLISFHREYAAVFDKLTEKECNTFYRSQDLPPSSTAIFCRVYFKPLLLP; encoded by the exons ATGGAGGAAAGGCGCGTTGCAGATTACTTTGTAGTAGCTGGAATGACCGACCAGCCAAAACtgctaaaagaaaacattttcaacgACTCATCGCACTTACGATCGACTAACAGTATCGATCCAATAACAGACATAGGAGTATATTTTCCTTCTCTTGGTGAAAAAATTCCTGCTGATTACGAAATCCTTGAAAACACCCCCTCGGGACTATTAGCCGATTTAAATTACggttctgtgcgcaccatcgGTTGCTTTATTTACTATCGACGTGGAAAGGATAAGCCGCCTTTGGTCGATATAGGTGTGATGTACGAAGGCGCAGAACGTATCATGGCCGATGCCGAGATCGTTCTTAGTACACCTGGGGATCGGTTGGCGAATGTAAACAACTCCTCTGCCAAAACATTTCTAACGTTTAGACgtgctaccacggatatgccTTGCAATGAACTTGTTGTAACTGATTTGTGCGTCGTGATACCTTCAAAAGGTGAAAAACCACCTCATGCTTTTTGCATGATCCACAAAACACTTAACAAAGGTATCATGGGAAGTGATGTCTATTTGTGttataaaaaatcaatgaacCGTCCGAAATTGATCAGCTACGAACCAGAAATTTTGCATCGTTATCCAACGTATGATCATAACGATTTTCCGCTAACGCTGTGTCCAAGTGTACCGTTATTTTGTCTACCAATGGGTACAACTTTGGAAACGTGGCCCCATGTACCGGGAGGGGACGGAAag atgaaaagaaaacccatTCAGCCTATCTTTAGTACGTTTGTTTTGACCGTTAACGATGGAACATACAAAGTCTATGGATCAGCATTAACGTTCTACGAGGACTTCAG tgaaaaacatttaaatggaCAACAGCGGGAATTACTGGATTGGACTGAGGAGTCGCATAAGACCCATTCACTGCATGTGAACAAATCCATTTGTATTTTGTCAAGATGGCCGTTTGGAGATACTTTTGAGAAATGGCTTCAATTCTTACAT cAATTATCTATTCTCGACGAAAAACTACCTGTGCCTATCGAACGGTATATTACTCATTTGCTCGATGAGGTGCCTTTTCCTTCCCCAAGCATTTTGCTACAGCTTTCTACGCTGAGTAACAATAGAGTTCTCTTAACGCTACCAGAAGATTCACCTCTGCCACGGAGTGGTGCTGGGTTTCGTCAACTTCTATCCAATCTTGGCCCTGAAAACTGTCTGCATGTGCTTTTACTGGTTTTAACAGAACAAAAGTTGCTTATACATTCATTACGTCCAGCAATACTGACGGCAGTAGCAGAAGCAGTGTCGtcgtttttatttcctttcaaATGGCAGTGTCCATATATACCTCTATGCCCACTAGGCTTAGCGGAGGTGCTGCACGCGCCATTACCATATCTAATTGGAGTAGATTCGCGTTTTTTTGATCTGTACGAACCGCCAAACGATGTGACTTGTGTGGATCTTGATACAAATAATATCAGCCTGTGCGAATCGCAGAAACATCTCACGACCAAGTTGTTGCCGAAAAGGGCGGCTAGGGTCCTTCGCCAGACTCTGCGTAACTTGGAAGAAATGAGTCAAAATCATGGATGTGATTCAAGCAATAGCTTAGATCGAGACTTGAAGAAGcgaaaaagagaacaaaattTAGAGCAACGGATCCAAGAAGCGTTTTTGCAGTTCATGGCATGTACTTTGAAGGGTTACAGAGATTATCTGGTACCTATATCGAAGGCGCCTACGATTGGTGCAACGGATCCTAGTGCATTGTTTCGTATGGATGCATTTCTACGATCTCGCgataaaacaaaccataaaTTTTTTCAGCTTCTCATGAAAACACAAATGTTCATCAGATTTATCGAAGAGCGTTCATTTGTTTCGGACAGTGACCACAATTTAGCATTTTTCGATGAATGTGCCGAAAAAGTTAGTGCATACGAAGATACACAAACTGAGATAAAACTCATTGAATGGGACTCGGGACAGAGTAGTGAGCGTACTAAGTTTATTCTGCCCCCCGAATGCCAGCCAGGTCTGTCGGATCAATTGTATACGTACAGTTCCTTTACGCTTGACCCACTGTTGTTAAAGCAAACGCGCAGAAGTGTAATCGATAATGCACTTCAGCAACATAGTAGTCTAGCACCGGGATCTCCGATGGCGCGACGAACTAAGCATGAAATAAAAACGGCTCAAAAGCTAGCTCGTAAACATCAAGGGAATCCGGAGTTGTGGGCAAAACATTTGCTTGCCACGTGCTACTCTATATACTTCATCGTGTTACCAAGTTTGATATCAGAAAATACCGGTCGCGAGCATTCGGTGCTAAAAGAGGCATACGATTTACTTAGCAAAGCCTGCAGGTTGAAGGTACCATGTGATGAAGTTTGCTATCGCATTATGATGCAACTGTGCGGATTGCACAATCTTCCTGTCTTGGCCGTTCGATTGCATTACTTAATGAAAAGATCGGGTATTCAACCTAACGCTTTGACGTATGGTGTTTATAATCGGTGTGTTTTGGAAGCTCAGTGGCCATCAGACTCAATTTTATCTTCGCAAATGCGCTGGAATAGACTACGTAATATTGTAATTGGCGCAGCACATTTCAAACGAGCAGGCAAAAAATGCGCCGATCGTCGACGACTCTCTTTATCAAACGAAAATAATGTGATAGGCTGTACATTACAGTCCGTCGAAGGCGCATCGAGAACTAGCCTGGATTCTGGATATTCGCAAGCAGAACAAAATGTCAATGTAACGCTCGATTTTTCGGCTTTTGACAAGCTTCGTGGAAGAATTGGAGCAATTGTAAGGCAAAATACAACCCCTGGACATCAAGAATCTTCTGATGTACTATCGAGTGCTGGATTATTGATTAGCGGCGAAGCGAACCATCATCACAAACTACAGTCCAATGCCGCAATTGTGAGTGATGGCAAAGAATCAACTGctgtatataaaaaaacaccacctACGAACTCTTGTGACCTTAGTCCGCGCATGCTAGCAAAAGTTGATAGTTTTGCTGGAGACTCGAAATTTATAGATAAATTACAAAAGCAAATTAAAGGCGATGGAATTAAAGCAAAGAGGACACTCGAGTTTaatgaaaaagaagaaagtagTACTAATGACGCGTTAAATTTGTCGAAGGAAACTAATCCAAAGGGCAGTCCCACAAA AATATCGCCTCGCACCCTGGTCACGCAGGGTGATCCATTAGGCGCGTTAAACGATAATGCAGCTGTAGAGAGCGAGATCAATTGCGAACCTGTAGATGAGACAGTTGATCGATGTGAAATAAGTAACAACAACAGTATTTATACCGATCAACCCATTTTATTCAAAGGACAGCGCTCGGCAACATTTGACGATTCTACACAACTCAATAAGAGCATGCAACGGTCAGAAACTATGCCCATGACCAGCACAGCCACATCAGGATTTGGAAGTTTGGGGTCaacattaaaatttaattttgg CCGATACTCACCCGCACGTATGTCAATGAAAAAAGACTTGAAATCGTTATCAACAAACATGATAGAAAACATTACTAACATAAG cccCAGTCTCACAGGGAAAAAGTCGAATGAAATTATACAAAGTGGAATCAGCAGCATAAAAAGTGCTGCCAGCTCCGTAGCAAAAAAATTAGATGATATCAAGGAAGCCATATCGGCAAATACAACGCCTGTAAAGACTGGTACCGGTTTGAACAGCACGATAGAGAGAAATGGCCATGGTTCAGAAAACGATCTTCATCAACACGACGATACGACGATGGCATTAAATGGCAACCGTTCAAGGCGTGTGTCCAGTGAATTTGACCTATGGGGACGTTTTAGCGAATCGCGAAAATCCAGTTACAATAATTTAGTTCCCTTGGGTGAGAATGCCACATCCACTAGCAGCCTAAATGCATATCCAACATTTCCGGACAATATTTATCCTATAATTATAGAG ggAGGAGAGTCAGATGTAGATGTTTTAATAGAAATAACATCTTGTTCGCAATGCCACAATTGTTCAGTACTCTTATATGACGAAGACGTTATGGCAGGATGGTCGGCGGAAGATTCTAATTTGAACACCACATGTAATGCATGTAGCAAAGTGACAGTGCCATTTTTGAATGTGCAAATAATTTCGAAAGATCAAAATCAGGACCATCGAGAAGACAAATCTTCACCGCGTACGTCTTCAAAGAATCAACAGGACATGATAAGCGTGCCATATTTAAATCCGCTCGTATTGCGGAAAGAATTAGAAAACATCCTAAGTGAAGAAGGAGATCTGGCACtaactaaaacaaaatttgttgAGGAACATCCTATTATATATTGGAACTTAGTATGGTTCATGGATCGGATTGATGTTAACACCCATCTTGCAAATCTTGTTCTACCTAATCAG GAGGATGACAAAGCCGATCCTTTAAGTAATGTAAAATCAATTGAAGTCCATTGCTTGTGGGACAATCCTAGACTTCATTCTGAGGCGGGACCGGCAATGTATATGTTGTGGCGTCAAAATCAACCTGATAGTACGTTATTGAAAGCTCTACTCACTGATCAAACGTCGATTAATCGATC TGTGATGCAACAAATAATAGCCTCTATTCGTTGCAACGATTTGTTAACTCCGGTAAAACGATTAGCCAATGAGAGACAAAAGCTGAAACATCGAGGTGTTGATAGAACGCACTCAATTTACCGTGACATGTTATTTCTAGCATTCGTCGAGATAGGCAGGGCTGATATCGATCTTATATCGTTTCATCGTGAATATGCTGCGGTATTCGATAAATTGACTGAGAAGGAATGTAACACATTTTACCGTAGTCAGGATCTGCCGCCGTCGTCTACGGCCATATTTTGTCGTGTTTACTTCAAACCGCTGCTTTTGCCCTGA
- the LOC1282063 gene encoding DENN domain-containing protein Crag isoform X2 yields the protein MEERRVADYFVVAGMTDQPKLLKENIFNDSSHLRSTNSIDPITDIGVYFPSLGEKIPADYEILENTPSGLLADLNYGSVRTIGCFIYYRRGKDKPPLVDIGVMYEGAERIMADAEIVLSTPGDRLANVNNSSAKTFLTFRRATTDMPCNELVVTDLCVVIPSKGEKPPHAFCMIHKTLNKGIMGSDVYLCYKKSMNRPKLISYEPEILHRYPTYDHNDFPLTLCPSVPLFCLPMGTTLETWPHVPGGDGKMKRKPIQPIFSTFVLTVNDGTYKVYGSALTFYEDFSEKHLNGQQRELLDWTEESHKTHSLHVNKSICILSRWPFGDTFEKWLQFLHQLSILDEKLPVPIERYITHLLDEVPFPSPSILLQLSTLSNNRVLLTLPEDSPLPRSGAGFRQLLSNLGPENCLHVLLLVLTEQKLLIHSLRPAILTAVAEAVSSFLFPFKWQCPYIPLCPLGLAEVLHAPLPYLIGVDSRFFDLYEPPNDVTCVDLDTNNISLCESQKHLTTKLLPKRAARVLRQTLRNLEEMSQNHGCDSSNSLDRDLKKRKREQNLEQRIQEAFLQFMACTLKGYRDYLVPISKAPTIGATDPSALFRMDAFLRSRDKTNHKFFQLLMKTQMFIRFIEERSFVSDSDHNLAFFDECAEKVSAYEDTQTEIKLIEWDSGQSSERTKFILPPECQPGLSDQLYTYSSFTLDPLLLKQTRRSVIDNALQQHSSLAPGSPMARRTKHEIKTAQKLARKHQGNPELWAKHLLATCYSIYFIVLPSLISENTGREHSVLKEAYDLLSKACRLKVPCDEVCYRIMMQLCGLHNLPVLAVRLHYLMKRSGIQPNALTYGVYNRCVLEAQWPSDSILSSQMRWNRLRNIVIGAAHFKRAGKKCADRRRLSLSNENNVIGCTLQSVEGASRTSLDSGYSQAEQNVNVTLDFSAFDKLRGRIGAIVRQNTTPGHQESSDVLSSAGLLISGEANHHHKLQSNAAIVSDGKESTAVYKKTPPTNSCDLSPRMLAKVDSFAGDSKFIDKLQKQIKGDGIKAKRTLEFNEKEESSTNDALNLSKETNPKGSPTKISPRTLVTQGDPLGALNDNAAVESEINCEPVDETVDRCEISNNNSIYTDQPILFKGQRSATFDDSTQLNKSMQRSETMPMTSTATSGFGSLGSTLKFNFGPSLTGKKSNEIIQSGISSIKSAASSVAKKLDDIKEAISANTTPVKTGTGLNSTIERNGHGSENDLHQHDDTTMALNGNRSRRVSSEFDLWGRFSESRKSSYNNLVPLGENATSTSSLNAYPTFPDNIYPIIIEGGESDVDVLIEITSCSQCHNCSVLLYDEDVMAGWSAEDSNLNTTCNACSKVTVPFLNVQIISKDQNQDHREDKSSPRTSSKNQQDMISVPYLNPLVLRKELENILSEEGDLALTKTKFVEEHPIIYWNLVWFMDRIDVNTHLANLVLPNQEDDKADPLSNVKSIEVHCLWDNPRLHSEAGPAMYMLWRQNQPDSTLLKALLTDQTSINRSVMQQIIASIRCNDLLTPVKRLANERQKLKHRGVDRTHSIYRDMLFLAFVEIGRADIDLISFHREYAAVFDKLTEKECNTFYRSQDLPPSSTAIFCRVYFKPLLLP from the exons ATGGAGGAAAGGCGCGTTGCAGATTACTTTGTAGTAGCTGGAATGACCGACCAGCCAAAACtgctaaaagaaaacattttcaacgACTCATCGCACTTACGATCGACTAACAGTATCGATCCAATAACAGACATAGGAGTATATTTTCCTTCTCTTGGTGAAAAAATTCCTGCTGATTACGAAATCCTTGAAAACACCCCCTCGGGACTATTAGCCGATTTAAATTACggttctgtgcgcaccatcgGTTGCTTTATTTACTATCGACGTGGAAAGGATAAGCCGCCTTTGGTCGATATAGGTGTGATGTACGAAGGCGCAGAACGTATCATGGCCGATGCCGAGATCGTTCTTAGTACACCTGGGGATCGGTTGGCGAATGTAAACAACTCCTCTGCCAAAACATTTCTAACGTTTAGACgtgctaccacggatatgccTTGCAATGAACTTGTTGTAACTGATTTGTGCGTCGTGATACCTTCAAAAGGTGAAAAACCACCTCATGCTTTTTGCATGATCCACAAAACACTTAACAAAGGTATCATGGGAAGTGATGTCTATTTGTGttataaaaaatcaatgaacCGTCCGAAATTGATCAGCTACGAACCAGAAATTTTGCATCGTTATCCAACGTATGATCATAACGATTTTCCGCTAACGCTGTGTCCAAGTGTACCGTTATTTTGTCTACCAATGGGTACAACTTTGGAAACGTGGCCCCATGTACCGGGAGGGGACGGAAag atgaaaagaaaacccatTCAGCCTATCTTTAGTACGTTTGTTTTGACCGTTAACGATGGAACATACAAAGTCTATGGATCAGCATTAACGTTCTACGAGGACTTCAG tgaaaaacatttaaatggaCAACAGCGGGAATTACTGGATTGGACTGAGGAGTCGCATAAGACCCATTCACTGCATGTGAACAAATCCATTTGTATTTTGTCAAGATGGCCGTTTGGAGATACTTTTGAGAAATGGCTTCAATTCTTACAT cAATTATCTATTCTCGACGAAAAACTACCTGTGCCTATCGAACGGTATATTACTCATTTGCTCGATGAGGTGCCTTTTCCTTCCCCAAGCATTTTGCTACAGCTTTCTACGCTGAGTAACAATAGAGTTCTCTTAACGCTACCAGAAGATTCACCTCTGCCACGGAGTGGTGCTGGGTTTCGTCAACTTCTATCCAATCTTGGCCCTGAAAACTGTCTGCATGTGCTTTTACTGGTTTTAACAGAACAAAAGTTGCTTATACATTCATTACGTCCAGCAATACTGACGGCAGTAGCAGAAGCAGTGTCGtcgtttttatttcctttcaaATGGCAGTGTCCATATATACCTCTATGCCCACTAGGCTTAGCGGAGGTGCTGCACGCGCCATTACCATATCTAATTGGAGTAGATTCGCGTTTTTTTGATCTGTACGAACCGCCAAACGATGTGACTTGTGTGGATCTTGATACAAATAATATCAGCCTGTGCGAATCGCAGAAACATCTCACGACCAAGTTGTTGCCGAAAAGGGCGGCTAGGGTCCTTCGCCAGACTCTGCGTAACTTGGAAGAAATGAGTCAAAATCATGGATGTGATTCAAGCAATAGCTTAGATCGAGACTTGAAGAAGcgaaaaagagaacaaaattTAGAGCAACGGATCCAAGAAGCGTTTTTGCAGTTCATGGCATGTACTTTGAAGGGTTACAGAGATTATCTGGTACCTATATCGAAGGCGCCTACGATTGGTGCAACGGATCCTAGTGCATTGTTTCGTATGGATGCATTTCTACGATCTCGCgataaaacaaaccataaaTTTTTTCAGCTTCTCATGAAAACACAAATGTTCATCAGATTTATCGAAGAGCGTTCATTTGTTTCGGACAGTGACCACAATTTAGCATTTTTCGATGAATGTGCCGAAAAAGTTAGTGCATACGAAGATACACAAACTGAGATAAAACTCATTGAATGGGACTCGGGACAGAGTAGTGAGCGTACTAAGTTTATTCTGCCCCCCGAATGCCAGCCAGGTCTGTCGGATCAATTGTATACGTACAGTTCCTTTACGCTTGACCCACTGTTGTTAAAGCAAACGCGCAGAAGTGTAATCGATAATGCACTTCAGCAACATAGTAGTCTAGCACCGGGATCTCCGATGGCGCGACGAACTAAGCATGAAATAAAAACGGCTCAAAAGCTAGCTCGTAAACATCAAGGGAATCCGGAGTTGTGGGCAAAACATTTGCTTGCCACGTGCTACTCTATATACTTCATCGTGTTACCAAGTTTGATATCAGAAAATACCGGTCGCGAGCATTCGGTGCTAAAAGAGGCATACGATTTACTTAGCAAAGCCTGCAGGTTGAAGGTACCATGTGATGAAGTTTGCTATCGCATTATGATGCAACTGTGCGGATTGCACAATCTTCCTGTCTTGGCCGTTCGATTGCATTACTTAATGAAAAGATCGGGTATTCAACCTAACGCTTTGACGTATGGTGTTTATAATCGGTGTGTTTTGGAAGCTCAGTGGCCATCAGACTCAATTTTATCTTCGCAAATGCGCTGGAATAGACTACGTAATATTGTAATTGGCGCAGCACATTTCAAACGAGCAGGCAAAAAATGCGCCGATCGTCGACGACTCTCTTTATCAAACGAAAATAATGTGATAGGCTGTACATTACAGTCCGTCGAAGGCGCATCGAGAACTAGCCTGGATTCTGGATATTCGCAAGCAGAACAAAATGTCAATGTAACGCTCGATTTTTCGGCTTTTGACAAGCTTCGTGGAAGAATTGGAGCAATTGTAAGGCAAAATACAACCCCTGGACATCAAGAATCTTCTGATGTACTATCGAGTGCTGGATTATTGATTAGCGGCGAAGCGAACCATCATCACAAACTACAGTCCAATGCCGCAATTGTGAGTGATGGCAAAGAATCAACTGctgtatataaaaaaacaccacctACGAACTCTTGTGACCTTAGTCCGCGCATGCTAGCAAAAGTTGATAGTTTTGCTGGAGACTCGAAATTTATAGATAAATTACAAAAGCAAATTAAAGGCGATGGAATTAAAGCAAAGAGGACACTCGAGTTTaatgaaaaagaagaaagtagTACTAATGACGCGTTAAATTTGTCGAAGGAAACTAATCCAAAGGGCAGTCCCACAAA AATATCGCCTCGCACCCTGGTCACGCAGGGTGATCCATTAGGCGCGTTAAACGATAATGCAGCTGTAGAGAGCGAGATCAATTGCGAACCTGTAGATGAGACAGTTGATCGATGTGAAATAAGTAACAACAACAGTATTTATACCGATCAACCCATTTTATTCAAAGGACAGCGCTCGGCAACATTTGACGATTCTACACAACTCAATAAGAGCATGCAACGGTCAGAAACTATGCCCATGACCAGCACAGCCACATCAGGATTTGGAAGTTTGGGGTCaacattaaaatttaattttgg cccCAGTCTCACAGGGAAAAAGTCGAATGAAATTATACAAAGTGGAATCAGCAGCATAAAAAGTGCTGCCAGCTCCGTAGCAAAAAAATTAGATGATATCAAGGAAGCCATATCGGCAAATACAACGCCTGTAAAGACTGGTACCGGTTTGAACAGCACGATAGAGAGAAATGGCCATGGTTCAGAAAACGATCTTCATCAACACGACGATACGACGATGGCATTAAATGGCAACCGTTCAAGGCGTGTGTCCAGTGAATTTGACCTATGGGGACGTTTTAGCGAATCGCGAAAATCCAGTTACAATAATTTAGTTCCCTTGGGTGAGAATGCCACATCCACTAGCAGCCTAAATGCATATCCAACATTTCCGGACAATATTTATCCTATAATTATAGAG ggAGGAGAGTCAGATGTAGATGTTTTAATAGAAATAACATCTTGTTCGCAATGCCACAATTGTTCAGTACTCTTATATGACGAAGACGTTATGGCAGGATGGTCGGCGGAAGATTCTAATTTGAACACCACATGTAATGCATGTAGCAAAGTGACAGTGCCATTTTTGAATGTGCAAATAATTTCGAAAGATCAAAATCAGGACCATCGAGAAGACAAATCTTCACCGCGTACGTCTTCAAAGAATCAACAGGACATGATAAGCGTGCCATATTTAAATCCGCTCGTATTGCGGAAAGAATTAGAAAACATCCTAAGTGAAGAAGGAGATCTGGCACtaactaaaacaaaatttgttgAGGAACATCCTATTATATATTGGAACTTAGTATGGTTCATGGATCGGATTGATGTTAACACCCATCTTGCAAATCTTGTTCTACCTAATCAG GAGGATGACAAAGCCGATCCTTTAAGTAATGTAAAATCAATTGAAGTCCATTGCTTGTGGGACAATCCTAGACTTCATTCTGAGGCGGGACCGGCAATGTATATGTTGTGGCGTCAAAATCAACCTGATAGTACGTTATTGAAAGCTCTACTCACTGATCAAACGTCGATTAATCGATC TGTGATGCAACAAATAATAGCCTCTATTCGTTGCAACGATTTGTTAACTCCGGTAAAACGATTAGCCAATGAGAGACAAAAGCTGAAACATCGAGGTGTTGATAGAACGCACTCAATTTACCGTGACATGTTATTTCTAGCATTCGTCGAGATAGGCAGGGCTGATATCGATCTTATATCGTTTCATCGTGAATATGCTGCGGTATTCGATAAATTGACTGAGAAGGAATGTAACACATTTTACCGTAGTCAGGATCTGCCGCCGTCGTCTACGGCCATATTTTGTCGTGTTTACTTCAAACCGCTGCTTTTGCCCTGA
- the LOC1282062 gene encoding dual specificity mitogen-activated protein kinase kinase dSOR1, whose amino-acid sequence MSKMTKNKLNLTLPPGSVDVPAGQQTTPTPSFKTPSGTEYVIGKHNLLGKAKNSIDALTETLEELEMEESARKRIKVFLSQKEKIGELSDEDLEKLGELGSGNGGVVMKVRHIPTQLIMARKLIHLEVKPAIKKQIIRELKVLHECNFPHIVGFYGAFYSDGEISICMEYMDGGSLDLILKRAGRIPEAILAKITSAVLKGLSYLRDKHAIMHRDVKPSNILVNSSGEIKICDFGVSGQLIDSMANSFVGTRSYMSPERLQGTHYSVQSDIWSLGLSLVEMAIGMYPIPPPDAKTLDLIFQERGEDCSPGQSIIEPKPMAIFELLDYIVNEPPPKLEHNSFTDRFKNFVDLCLKKNPEERADLKTLMNHEWIKNIETEDVDIAGWVCKTMDLAPSTPKRNASPFSN is encoded by the exons ATGagtaaaatgacaaaaaacaaactcaattTGACGTTGCCACCTGGTTCCGTGGATGTTCCTGCTGGACAACAAACAACGCCAACACCCTCCTTTAAAACTCCATCAGGTACCGAATACGTGATTGGAAAACACAATCTTTTGGGAAAAGCTAAGAACAGCATCGATGCACTTACCGAAACATTGGAAGAACTTGAAATGGAAGAAAGTGCACGTAAACGCATTAAAGTGTTTCTCagtcaaaaagaaaaaattggCGAACTCAGTGATGAGGATTTAGAGAAACTAGGCGAGTTGGGTTCCGGAAATGGGGGAGTTGTAATGAAGGTACGTCACATTCCTACGCAGCTCATAATGGCACGCAAATTGATACACCTAGAAGTAAAACCTGCAATCAAAAAGCAGATTATACGAGAACTTAAGGTATTACACGAGTGTAATTTTCCGCACATAGTTGGATTCTATGGCGCATTCTACAGTGATGGAGAGATAAGCATATGTATGGAATACATGGATGGTGGCTCATTAGACCTAATTTTAAAACGAGCAGGAAGAATCCCGGAAGCTATTTTGGCAAAAATAACATCGGCAGTACTGAAAGGACTAAGCTATCTGAGAGATAAGCATGCCATTATGCACAGGGATGTTAAACCGAGCAACATTCTTGTAAATAGCAGTGGAGAGATAAAGATTTGTGATTTCGGCGTTTCCGGTCAGTTGATTGATTCAATGGCCAATTCTTTTGTAGGTACTCGAAGTTATATGTCG CCCGAGCGCTTACAAGGAACGCATTATTCTGTTCAATCTGACATATGGTCACTGGGACTCTCTTTAGTTGAAATGGCGATTGGAATGTATCCGATTCCTCCTCCAGATGCAAAAACATTAGATTTAATATTTCAGGAGCGTGGAGAAGACTGCTCTCCTGGACAAAGCATAATTGAACCTAAACCAATGGCTATTTTCGAACTACTGGACTACATTGTAAACGAACCTCCGCCTAAGTTAGAGCACAATTCTTTTACCGACCGTTTTAAAAATTTTGTTGATCTTTGTCTAAAGAAGAACCCCGAGGAGCGTGCAGATTTAAAAACACTCATG aATCACGAATGGATTAAAAACATTGAAACGGAGGACGTTGATATTGCAGGATGGGTGTGTAAAACCATGGATCTTGCACCATCTACGCCCAAAAGAAACGCGTCACcattttcaaattaa